DNA from Mesorhizobium sp. DCY119:
ATGCCGAGATCGGCGCCGAGCTTGGAGATGACGCCGCTGTAGACGTCAGGGCCATAGGCCTTGTTGTAGGGCTTGAACGTGCAGGCCAGGCCCTTGTTCGAGCCTATGACATAAGAGGTGCCGCCATCGACGACGCAATCGAGAATGCCGAGCTGTACGCTTCCGGCATGTGCGGGAAGGGTCGAGACGGCGGAAAACAGGGCCGCGGCGAGAACAAATTTCTTCATGATTCAACTCCAGCAATTCTCGCTGGGCCAAGCCCCGATCGATTCCCATAGGAATGCAAACAGAACCCCCAGCCTTACAAGCACGATCTAGGTCGCAAACACGGCAAATTTTTGCCGCCTTCAACGCAACATCGTGTCTTTAAAACCGATTGGGCAGCCGTTCGGTTCCATTCCGGTAACGCAATCGCGTTCGGGCGAAGATAGCTGGTGCCTGTGGCGCTGATTCGCCGGTCAGCTTCCGCGGGTGCGGGCCAGGCCTTCGGTCGCCGGCTTGTAGTTGGGGTCGAGCTGTGCGGCACGCGCGTAGGACTTCGCCGCACGCGCCTTGTCGCCGCGCCGCTCGTAGATCAGCGCCTGGTTGGCCCAGCTTTCGGCGATGTTGCCGTCGAGCTTGATCGCCATGTTGAAGTCGGCGAAGGCGTTGTCCTCGTCATTGGTGGCGAGATAGGAAAGGCCGCGGCCGTTATAGGGTTCGGCGGCGTCGGGCGACAGCGAGATCGCGGTCGAGAAATCCTCGATGGCGAAGGCGTGCTGGCCCTGGCTCTGATAGATCAGGCCGCGATTGTGATAGGCGCGCGCATCGGTCGTATCGAGCTGGATCGCCTTCTGGAAATCATTGAAGGCGTCCTGCGTGCGGCCCGCCTTGCGGTAGAGATTGCCGCGGCCGATATAGGCGGCGTCGTAATTGGCGTTGAGCTGGATGGCCTGGTTGTAGTCGGCGAGCGCTTTTCCCTGGTCGCCGAGAAAGCGCTGGATGAGGGCGCGGTTGGCGTAGGCCTGGTAGAAATTCGGCTTAAGCTCGATCGCCTTGTCGAAGTCCTTCAGGGCCTCGCGATACTTGCCGCCGCGGCCATAGGCCGAGCCGCGCACATTGTAGCCTTCGGGATCCTGCGGGTTGCGGGAGATGACCGCCGAGAGCGAGGAGATGTTCTCGCTCGACCCCTGGGCCGTGTCGACGGAGGTGAGTTCGCCTGCCGGGCCGCTCTGGCAGGCGGTGAGCGCCAGACCGGACAGCAGCACCACAGCCATGGCTGAACCCCGCCAGGAGAGATTGCGCCCGCCGATCAATGCTTCCATCTGTGCTCTTCCCTTGTGGTCGGCCGGACTATCCGGTGGAGGTTCCGCGGCAGCATATAGCGCGCAATCGGAACAAAACAAAAAGGTGGCGGTGATTCTTCATCACCCCACCTTCCGTATCCTCGCAAAAGGACGAAATATTGGCCAGATCAACGCGCCGGGCGCGCTGCACCTGCGGCCGGAACCGGACGCGGGGTCATCGGCAGCAGGCCTTCGCGCTGAGCGCGCTTGCGGGCCAGCTTGCGGGCGCGGCGAACGGCTTCAGCCTTTTCGCGGGCGCGCTTTTCCGACGGCTTCTCGTAGTGGCCGCGCATCTTCATTTCACGGAAGATACCTTCGCGCTGCATCTTCTTCTTGAGCGCGCGA
Protein-coding regions in this window:
- a CDS encoding tetratricopeptide repeat protein → MEALIGGRNLSWRGSAMAVVLLSGLALTACQSGPAGELTSVDTAQGSSENISSLSAVISRNPQDPEGYNVRGSAYGRGGKYREALKDFDKAIELKPNFYQAYANRALIQRFLGDQGKALADYNQAIQLNANYDAAYIGRGNLYRKAGRTQDAFNDFQKAIQLDTTDARAYHNRGLIYQSQGQHAFAIEDFSTAISLSPDAAEPYNGRGLSYLATNDEDNAFADFNMAIKLDGNIAESWANQALIYERRGDKARAAKSYARAAQLDPNYKPATEGLARTRGS
- the rpsU gene encoding 30S ribosomal protein S21, giving the protein MQVLVRDNNVDQALRALKKKMQREGIFREMKMRGHYEKPSEKRAREKAEAVRRARKLARKRAQREGLLPMTPRPVPAAGAARPAR